TGGAATATGCCAGAAATGAATGGATTGGAGCTTGTAACTAACGTACGGAGCACCCCGGAATTAAAAGACATCCGCATTTTGATGGTTACGGCAGAAGCCACTCGAGATGCCGTGATCACAGCCGCGAAAGCCGGGATAAATGGTTACATCATGAAACCTTTTAGCGCAGCAACTTTAAAAGAAAAAATTACCAAAATTGTCCCAGCCCCCATCATAGCTAAGAAAGAAACCACATCATCAACCAGCAAACTTAACGAAGATTTGTTACGTATCATTAAATAATATGTAGAACTTCAAACCTGTTTGCCATTGATCAATGTCGCCATAGGTGTTCGCCCGCAGCACATTTTTCCCTGATGGGTTCGATCGTTATGGTATTGATCGAGCCAATTGTCCAAATCGCGTTGCAATAACGCCAAATCTTCGTACAGAGTTTTCCGTAGCGCTACTTGGATAGTATTGTGGGTACGTCACGAGGTTCGCAAATCGTCTTCCGGTCGGGACGCCTTGGGATGGGATTTGGATGTTCGATACATTATAGCCGAGGTGAACAGACCGCTAACCCTAAATGCAAATAGCGGTCTGCGCCCCGACGAAGGGTTAGTAATACACTCTAAACGAACGCTGAATCTGATCGAATTCGTAAAGATAAGGTTTGGCGACGTCGTGGTTGGCGGCCACCACGATCAAGTCGTGGGAGAACACCGAAGTGTTATACCAGTTGAAACTGCCTTCTATGACAATGTAATTGTCGATCACGCAATATTTGGAATGTATCGGCGAATACGGCACCGGATGATCGTCCTGCCCGTACACCAGCCCTACCCGAATTCCGCCCCACTTCAAACGCTGCACCGCCGGCAACAACGGCCGGTTCAGCTCCTCGTGCATCGGCCGTTCCACACCGATCCGGCCCTGGCGGGCCAGATGGCCGTTGAACAAAATCTGTACGTCTACCCCGCGCTCCTTGGCCTGAATCAAGGCATTCACCACGCTATCGTGATGATCGCCCAACAGATCGCCGATCAAAAACAGGCAAATCTTGATCGAATGCCGGGCCCGGTGAATTTCCGCCAGAATGGCGTGATGCGGACGATAGACCTGACCGTTGGCCATGGTATGCCGGCCGAAGGTATACAGCAGATTAAACGGGCTGAGCGGATCTATCCCGTATTTTTGAATCACACCGCCGCGCTGGCTCTGAAAAATATTGTCCAGCAAACGGCACACGCCCTTGGAATGAAAGGTCATACCCGATTCCCAGTTGGCCCACCAGCGATCGAAGGTAATGTTGAACGAGCCCAAAATACAGTCTTCATCATTGAATATGACGAACTTGGTATGCATGTCCGGCTCGACTTCGATCAGATGGTGTTTGGGCGTGCAAAACACCCCGATCAATTCGACGCCGGAGCGTTTCAGATTGGCATAAGTCTGGCTGTTGGTCAGCGTCATTTTGCGCCAGTCCACCACGCATTGTACCCACACCCCCTGATGGCTGGCGTGGATCAAATGATTGACGAAATCATGGTCGTCTATGCAATCCACGCTGACTTTAATGGTACACAACCGATTGGGGTTATCCCGCTTGGCCATGATCACCTTGTCGATATGATCGTGAATAAAGCGCTTGGGGTGGTAAGGATGGTATTGCTGACCCTTGGTGAATTTAGGGATCAGGTTCAGCGAGTGAAAGTGGTGGTTGTACCAATCGACATCGGCCTGCAGTTCGCCGGGATTCAGTTCGTAGGTACGGTAATAATTGGCCGTGGCGTGTTCGTCGGTAATGGTGCGCTGCTGGTGGTTGCCGTCCTGCAGCTGATACCAATCCATAAAAATGTATTCATTCCGCGAAGCGATGGAATGCTCGCCCAGATGCACGATAAACGAAAACTTGATGCAGTTGATTTTGCCGAAGTGCACGGAGCTGGGCAGGATAAAAAAATCCCGGGTGGCGCGCTTATGCCGGTCCCATTGAATATCGTAGGCATCGGTATCGACAATGTATTTCTCGCACACATTATCCCGATACACCCATAGAATCACTTTCAGGTTGGCCGACATGCCGTGAAACATGTCGAACTCTATCCTGCCCCAGCGCAGATTAAAGGTGTCTTTAAAATCGTTTACGCGCTGAAAATAGCCCCCCAGCTTGCCAAATACGGGTTTTGCGTAATGTTCTGCAACTTGCATGTCGTTGTCCGGAATGAATCAGTTAGCGAATTATGCACCAAATAACCTCCGGAATCAGATTTGCAGTTTATTGTCGAACGTATTTCAAGCTGTCAAGTCGATCGATCAA
This sequence is a window from Methylomonas methanica MC09. Protein-coding genes within it:
- a CDS encoding response regulator; amino-acid sequence: MKILVADDSGTTRKVIVGLLFSLGFSDVHQAENGSQALNKLKSAHNFDLLITDWNMPEMNGLELVTNVRSTPELKDIRILMVTAEATRDAVITAAKAGINGYIMKPFSAATLKEKITKIVPAPIIAKKETTSSTSKLNEDLLRIIK
- a CDS encoding phospholipase D-like domain-containing protein; this translates as MQVAEHYAKPVFGKLGGYFQRVNDFKDTFNLRWGRIEFDMFHGMSANLKVILWVYRDNVCEKYIVDTDAYDIQWDRHKRATRDFFILPSSVHFGKINCIKFSFIVHLGEHSIASRNEYIFMDWYQLQDGNHQQRTITDEHATANYYRTYELNPGELQADVDWYNHHFHSLNLIPKFTKGQQYHPYHPKRFIHDHIDKVIMAKRDNPNRLCTIKVSVDCIDDHDFVNHLIHASHQGVWVQCVVDWRKMTLTNSQTYANLKRSGVELIGVFCTPKHHLIEVEPDMHTKFVIFNDEDCILGSFNITFDRWWANWESGMTFHSKGVCRLLDNIFQSQRGGVIQKYGIDPLSPFNLLYTFGRHTMANGQVYRPHHAILAEIHRARHSIKICLFLIGDLLGDHHDSVVNALIQAKERGVDVQILFNGHLARQGRIGVERPMHEELNRPLLPAVQRLKWGGIRVGLVYGQDDHPVPYSPIHSKYCVIDNYIVIEGSFNWYNTSVFSHDLIVVAANHDVAKPYLYEFDQIQRSFRVYY